The nucleotide window CCACGGCCGAGGCGATCGCCTCCGGGTCCCGAGGCGGCACGCTCCGACCGGTCACCCCGTCGACGACGGTGTCGATGAGCCCGCCGACGGTGGCCGCGACCACGGGGACGGCGCAGGCCATCGCCTCGAGCGGCACGATCCCGAACGGCTCGTACCAGGGGGCGCAGATGACGGCGTCCAGGGAGCGGAGGACGCGGGGGAGCTCCTGCTGGTCGAGGCGGCCCCGGAGGTGCACGCGGTCGGCGACGCCCAGCTCGTCCGCGAGGGCGAGGAGGGTCCTGGCGGTCTCATCGTCCTCGAGGTGGTCGGCGGCGGGACCGCCGACGACGAGGAGCTCGACGTCGCGGCCCTCCTCGACGAGCTGCGCCAGCGCGGAGATGGCGAGCCCGTGGCCCTTGCGAGGCACGAGCCTGCCGATCGTCGCGATGCGGTGCGGGCGGGCGCGCTCCTCGACGGGGCCGTCCGGCTGGAACACCGCGGTGTCGACGCCGCAGGGCGCGATGGCGATCTTGTCGGCGTCGACGCCCATGCTGCGGAGCTCGAACACCTCGTCGGAGCAGGTGGCGATGACGAGGTCCGACGACCTGCCGACCGACGGCTCGAGGTACTCGCGCTCGCCGGGGCTCGTGTCCTGCGCGCCCTGGTGGCGGCGCTTCACCTGCCCGAGGGCGTGGAATGTCTGGACGTGCGGGATCGGCGACCGCCCGCCGCGCGCCTTGAGCGAGGGCCGCGAGACCGCGTCGGCAGCGGCGAGGCCCGACATCCAGAAGTGGGCGTGGACGACGTCCGGGCGGTCGGCGAGGAAGGCGCGCTCGAGGCCGTCGGCGAGGGCCGGCATGAAGGGGAGCAGGTCGTCCTTCGGGATCGTCTCCGCCGGGCCCGCGTCGAGGTGGACGACCTCGACGCCGGACGGCATGACGACGCTCTCCGGCAGCTCCGGGTCGTCGCGCCGCGTGTACACGACGACGTCGTGCCCGCGGCGGACGAGGGCGGCCGACAGCTGCGCCACGTGGACGTTCTGCCCGCCTGCGTCTACTCCGCCGAGCGTCGCCAGCGGGCTGGCGTGCTCCGAGACCATCGCGATCCTCATGATGCCGTCGTCCTCTCGTACGGTGTCGGGTGGTTCTCTTCCGGGTCGTGCCGGATGCTCCGGGCGAGCCCCGCCCCCTCGGCGGCCTCGGCGGCGGTGGCGCCCCCGACGACGTTCGCGAGGACCGCGTCCCAGTCGGCCAGGAAGCGGCTCAGGCCGTACCGGCGGAGCGCGTGGGCCCTCGCGATCCTGCCTGCCGCTCTCGCCTCGTCGGGGTCGTGCACCAGCCGGCGCGCGGTCGACGCCAGCACTCCCAGGTCGGTCGACACGGCACCCGCCCCGGGCGGCACGGCGTGGAACGCCTCGGTGGTGGCCAGGGCGATCACGGGCATCCCGAGGTGCATGGCCTCGATGAGCGAGAGGCCGAGCGATGTCCAGCGGATCGGGTGCAGGTAGACGCGGCGTCGGGCGAGGCTCTCGTGCAGCCTCCTCGTCGGCAGGTCGCCTTCGACCGCCAGGCGGTCCTCGCCGAGCCCGAGGGCCTCCCCGAGTCCGTCGGCGTTCATGCCGTAGACGTCGATCGGCGCCGCGTCGGCGAACGCCGGCAGGAGGTCGGATCCGGTCACGCGCCAGCGGCGCACCGGGTCGTTGACGACGACGCCGAAGCGCGGCAGCTCGCCGGTGTAGAGCTCGCCCGGGTCGACGACGCCGTGCTCGATGACGGTGGTCGGTGCGCGGCCGCAGTCCCAGAACAGCGAGTTGAAGGGCGTGACGTGGGCGACCAGGATGTCGTCGCGCTCAGACAGGGGGTGCACCGAGTTCGGGACGTCGCGCCGCGGGGTGTTGTGCTCGACGAAGACGGCGGGGACGTCGCGGCCGAGGCGGCGGCCGAGCAGCTCCTCGGCCTTCTCGAGGTCCTCGGTCCGCTGCAGGACGACGAGGTCGACCCCGGCGTCGCGGAGGTCCTCCGGCGCGATCTCCCGCACCGACTCCGGCCAGTCGCGACCGCCGCGGCCGAGCCCCCAGGGGCCGCCCTCGGGGGTGGTGGGCAGCAGGTACTCGTGCTCGCCGCGGACGAACGCGTCCGTCCAGCCGCCGTGCACGTGCCAGAGCAGGATCCTCACGAGGCGACTCCTTCTTCGTGGATCAGGGACGGCCGGCCGGCCAGGTCGACGACGGCGCGGACGACGTCGTGCTCGGTCACGCCGGCGAGGCAGGGGTGACCCGCGATCGGGCAGTCCCGGGCGCGGCTGCCGCGGCAGGCGGCCCCCTGGTCGCCGAGCAGGATCGTCGGCGTCCGGTAGGGCGCCCAGCGGATCGCGGGCACCACGGGCGAGAAGAGGCTGACGACGGGCGCTCCGACGGCGGCGGCGAGGTGGGCGGGCCCGGTGTTGCCCACGACGACGGCCTCCGACTGCGCGAGCACGGTGGCCAGCTGGCCCAGCGAGAGCCGCCCGCCGAGGTCGACGCCGTCGACTCCGGCGACGCTCGCGGTGAGGCCGGTCTCGGACGGACCGCCCGTCACGACGACGTCGAAGCCGGCGCGAGCGAGAGCGGGGACGCAGGATCGGGCGCGCTCGGCGGGCCAGGTGCGGGCCTCGACCTGCGCACCGGGGTGCAGCACCACGAAGCGCTCCGGCAGCAGCGCCTGGACGTCCGCGGGCAGCTCCTCGGCGAGCACGGCGAGGCGTCCGTCGTCGCCCGCGGGCAGCACGTGGCCGGCGGCACGGGCGATCGCGAGCTGCCGCTCGGGCTCCGGCTGGTCCTCGACGAGGTCCTCGCCGGGCCGTAGCCGGACGTCGAGGAGGCTCCCGGCGTAGTCGGTCGACGCGCCGGTGATGCGCGAGACCCCGGCCAGCCGGAGGAGCAGCGCCAGCGGCAGCGGCGACTGGTGGAACGAGCTCAGGATCACGGCCTCGTCGGGCGCCCACTCGCGGAGCAGGCCGGCCAGGCTCTCGACGTGCTCGGGCGTCGCGGCAGGCGCAGGATCGACGATCCACGGTGCCGACCAGGTCAGCACGCGATCGACGCCAGGCAGGAGTCGGCCGGCCGCCGCACCCTCGGGCGAGCAGAGCAGGGCGACCTCGGCGCCGGGGGTCGCCGCCACCGCGCGGATCGCCGGGCCTGAGACGAGCACGTCGCCGACGCTGTCGAGTCGAGCCACCAGGATCCGGGTCACCGGGCTACCTCGACGGCGTCGAGCAGCTCCAGCGCGCGCTCGACGGCGGCCTCGAGATCCGGGGCGACGAGGGAGGCGGCGTCGACCTCGGCCGCGCGGGTGGCGGAGGTGGGGACGAGGATGCCGCGGGATCCTGCGCTCTCGGCGGCGGTCACGTCGGAGCCGATGTCGCCGATCAGGACGACGCGGTCCGCCTCCACGCCGAAGAAGCGCTGCGCCTGGAGCACGAGGCCCGGCGCGGGCTTGCGGCAGTCGCAGCCCTCGTCGCGGCCGTGCGGGCAGACGAACCAGGCATCGAAGGGCCCGATCAGCTCGTCGACCCGGGAGTTCACGGCGTCGACCTCGGCCCTGGTCGCCCGGCCGTCGCCGATCATGCCCTGGTTCGTCGCGACTCCGACTCCGAACCCGGCGGCCCGGACACGCCGGACCGCCCGGGCTGCGCCCTCCACCGGGGCGACGAGAGCCGGATCCCGGTTGTAGGGCACGTCGTGCACGAGGGTGCCGTCCCGATCGAACAGGACGACCCCCTGCGGCGCGACGGAGAAGGAGGAGAAGGTCATACAGGCGCTGTTCCCACAGGCGCTTCTTCTCAAACCCCTCGAGGGCTCCCGAGGGTCCCGGAGGGTCCCGAAGCGCAGATCCGGGCCCGATGTCGGCGGCTGCTGGCACCATGGCCCCAATGCGACGGCTCTCCGACACCCCCAGCGACGTTCCCGAGATCCTGGCGCTCCGAGCGCTCAAACTGGGCGACCTGCTGGTCGCGGTCCCGGCCATCCACGCGCTCAAGCGCGAGCGGCCCGACCACGACCTCGTGCTCGCGATCCCCGGCTGGCTCGAGCCGATCGCCGAGCTGACCGGCGCCGACGTGCTGCACCCCACCCCCGGGCTCGACCACCCGCTCGCCGAGCCCGCCCGGGCCGGCCGCTTCGACACGGTCGTCAACCTGCACGGCAACGGCCCTGAGAGCCGCGGAGTGCTCGACCTCCTCGACGCGCCGCACCGCATCGGGCACCGCGCCTCGGGCTGGGACGGCCCCGAGTGGGAGGACGGCGTCCTGGAGCGCCACCGCTGGGCCCGCCTGGTCGACTCGTTCGGCATCCCGGCCGACCGCGACGACATCGCGATCGACCGCCCTGCGGTCCGCAACGTCGCCCCCGGGGCCGTCGTCGTGCACGTCGGCGCCTTCTACGGGTCGAGGCACTGGCCCGAAGAGCGCTTCGCCCGAGTCGCCCAGGGGTTCGCGGCCGACGGCCACCGCGTCGTGTTCACCGGGAGCGCGGCCGAGCGCCCCCGCGCGGTCGAGGCCGCCCGGCTCGCGGGCCTCCCCGACGAGAGCGTGCTCGCCGGCACGATCGACCTCGCCGAGATGGCCCTCGTCGTCGCCGAGGCCGCGCTCGTCGTCTCGGTCGACACCGGGGCCGCCCACCTCGCCTCCGCCTACGGCACCCCCTCCGTGGTGCTCTTCGGCCCGGCGCCGGTCGAGGAGTGGGGCCCGCCCGAGCACGGCCCGCACATCGTCCTGACCGACGCGTCGCTGCGGGTCGGCGACACCTTCGGCACCGAGCCCGACCCCGCCCTCCTCGCGGTGCAGCCCGCCGACGTGCTCAGCGCCGGACGAGAGGTCGTCCGAGGAGTAGAACCGGGAGCGACCGCGCTGTCCCCAGGGCCGATCGGCCAGGCGACCGGCCCGGCGGAGAGGACCGACGAATGACCGACGACCGATTCTTCGCGATGCTCGCGGAAGACCTCCAGACGGAGCCCGACCTCCGACAGACGGTCATCCGCGCGGCCGGCTACGCCCGTGCTCTCCTCGGCACCGACGACGCCGTGATCCGCTTCCACCGCGCGTCGATCCCGGGGGAGGCCCGCGTCGCCGCCACCAGCGCGCAGGCAGAGAACGCCGACGACCTCCGCATGCTGCACCGAGCCCCGGGCGCCTCGCGTCGCGATCCCGACCGCATCGTCGTGGCCGACACCGCCACCGACACGCTCTACCCGGCCTGGTCGCGCTCGATCCTGGCGCTCGGGTACGGCAGTGCGATGACGGTGCGCCTCGACGCGAGACGCCACTCCGTCGGCCTGCTCACCGTCCTGTCGGAGCACCGCAACGACTTCTCGCCGACCGCCAGGCGCCTCGACCTCGACGCCCTCGACACGCTGGTGCGCCACATGTCGGTGGCCCTCTACGACCTGCGCGCAGCCGTCGACTTCGACGCGGCCATCGAGAGCCGCACCGTCGTCGGTCAGGCGCAGGGCATCCTGATGGAGCGGCACGGGCTCGACCAGCACCGCTCCTTCGAGGTGCTCCGGCGGCACTCCCAGCAGGGCAACATCAAGCTGACAGACGTGGCTCGGGCCCTGGTCGACACTCGAGAGCTGCCGCAGCCGGCGCCTGGCCGAACGCGCAGCGCAGCTCCCGGAGCAGCCGCGCGAGGATTCGAGACACCTGCATCTGCGTGACCCCGATCC belongs to Frondihabitans peucedani and includes:
- a CDS encoding glycosyltransferase, translated to MRILLWHVHGGWTDAFVRGEHEYLLPTTPEGGPWGLGRGGRDWPESVREIAPEDLRDAGVDLVVLQRTEDLEKAEELLGRRLGRDVPAVFVEHNTPRRDVPNSVHPLSERDDILVAHVTPFNSLFWDCGRAPTTVIEHGVVDPGELYTGELPRFGVVVNDPVRRWRVTGSDLLPAFADAAPIDVYGMNADGLGEALGLGEDRLAVEGDLPTRRLHESLARRRVYLHPIRWTSLGLSLIEAMHLGMPVIALATTEAFHAVPPGAGAVSTDLGVLASTARRLVHDPDEARAAGRIARAHALRRYGLSRFLADWDAVLANVVGGATAAEAAEGAGLARSIRHDPEENHPTPYERTTAS
- a CDS encoding glycosyltransferase family 9 protein is translated as MTRILVARLDSVGDVLVSGPAIRAVAATPGAEVALLCSPEGAAAGRLLPGVDRVLTWSAPWIVDPAPAATPEHVESLAGLLREWAPDEAVILSSFHQSPLPLALLLRLAGVSRITGASTDYAGSLLDVRLRPGEDLVEDQPEPERQLAIARAAGHVLPAGDDGRLAVLAEELPADVQALLPERFVVLHPGAQVEARTWPAERARSCVPALARAGFDVVVTGGPSETGLTASVAGVDGVDLGGRLSLGQLATVLAQSEAVVVGNTGPAHLAAAVGAPVVSLFSPVVPAIRWAPYRTPTILLGDQGAACRGSRARDCPIAGHPCLAGVTEHDVVRAVVDLAGRPSLIHEEGVAS
- a CDS encoding glycosyltransferase, which codes for MRIAMVSEHASPLATLGGVDAGGQNVHVAQLSAALVRRGHDVVVYTRRDDPELPESVVMPSGVEVVHLDAGPAETIPKDDLLPFMPALADGLERAFLADRPDVVHAHFWMSGLAAADAVSRPSLKARGGRSPIPHVQTFHALGQVKRRHQGAQDTSPGEREYLEPSVGRSSDLVIATCSDEVFELRSMGVDADKIAIAPCGVDTAVFQPDGPVEERARPHRIATIGRLVPRKGHGLAISALAQLVEEGRDVELLVVGGPAADHLEDDETARTLLALADELGVADRVHLRGRLDQQELPRVLRSLDAVICAPWYEPFGIVPLEAMACAVPVVAATVGGLIDTVVDGVTGRSVPPRDPEAIASAVAGILDSPDTGAAFGRAGASRARSRYSWDRIASRTASLYTNAVSASQGAPTRAKGSVR
- a CDS encoding HAD-IIIA family hydrolase encodes the protein MTFSSFSVAPQGVVLFDRDGTLVHDVPYNRDPALVAPVEGAARAVRRVRAAGFGVGVATNQGMIGDGRATRAEVDAVNSRVDELIGPFDAWFVCPHGRDEGCDCRKPAPGLVLQAQRFFGVEADRVVLIGDIGSDVTAAESAGSRGILVPTSATRAAEVDAASLVAPDLEAAVERALELLDAVEVAR
- a CDS encoding glycosyltransferase family 9 protein, with the protein product MRRLSDTPSDVPEILALRALKLGDLLVAVPAIHALKRERPDHDLVLAIPGWLEPIAELTGADVLHPTPGLDHPLAEPARAGRFDTVVNLHGNGPESRGVLDLLDAPHRIGHRASGWDGPEWEDGVLERHRWARLVDSFGIPADRDDIAIDRPAVRNVAPGAVVVHVGAFYGSRHWPEERFARVAQGFAADGHRVVFTGSAAERPRAVEAARLAGLPDESVLAGTIDLAEMALVVAEAALVVSVDTGAAHLASAYGTPSVVLFGPAPVEEWGPPEHGPHIVLTDASLRVGDTFGTEPDPALLAVQPADVLSAGREVVRGVEPGATALSPGPIGQATGPAERTDE